From the genome of Nitrobacter sp. NHB1, one region includes:
- a CDS encoding DUF983 domain-containing protein: MPSPYSTGLMCRCPRCGKGKLFDGFVTLKPECDSCGLNFNFANVGDGATIFVILIAGAIVVIAALITEVKYQPPYWVHAALWIPLILIVTLWPLRGLKSLLISLQYHHKAS; the protein is encoded by the coding sequence ATGCCTTCACCATATTCCACTGGGTTGATGTGCCGATGCCCGCGCTGCGGCAAGGGAAAGCTCTTCGACGGATTCGTGACGTTGAAACCCGAATGTGATTCGTGCGGTCTGAATTTCAACTTCGCGAACGTCGGCGACGGCGCCACCATATTCGTCATATTGATCGCGGGTGCTATCGTCGTCATCGCCGCCCTGATTACAGAAGTCAAATATCAGCCGCCATATTGGGTTCACGCGGCGCTTTGGATTCCGTTGATCCTGATCGTGACGCTTTGGCCGCTGCGGGGGCTGAAGAGCCTCCTCATCTCGCTGCAGTATCACCACAAGGCATCGTAA
- a CDS encoding helix-turn-helix transcriptional regulator: MISANQLRAARALLNIDQRQTAELADLSVPTIQRMEASDGVIRGNVDSLMKLVSALENAGIELINPGVHSLAGGRGVRLREHVTEPKMKNIKQPKPSSSRTLERAR; the protein is encoded by the coding sequence ATGATTTCCGCTAATCAACTCAGAGCCGCCCGCGCGCTCCTGAATATAGATCAACGGCAAACAGCCGAACTGGCGGATCTTTCAGTCCCGACCATTCAACGCATGGAAGCAAGCGACGGTGTCATCCGTGGCAATGTCGATTCCTTGATGAAGCTGGTTTCAGCTTTGGAGAATGCGGGAATCGAGTTGATCAATCCGGGTGTTCATAGCTTGGCTGGCGGTCGAGGCGTTCGGTTAAGGGAACACGTCACGGAGCCAAAGATGAAGAATATAAAGCAACCCAAGCCTTCCTCGTCGCGGACGCTGGAGCGCGCTCGATGA
- a CDS encoding spermidine synthase, translating to MILKLLGRYQGRNGEIEIVECSWDGTRVYFEEGVRQSQATPDGESVFTYVKLMDELLYKSKNILVLGCGGGNLATKLSRLGKRLTIVDINPISFVLAHRYFDLPDELTCIVSDFRKFVFDDRAYYDGIAIDVGGPGFRFTEEFDAETCDAMRARLAPGGRIVMNVMVANDIDPTPDRIAAKLAGEELRTWIVDEQFIEDRNAVIACLPEKTIGSWAALNRVMRHSHEQWAIRRGRLRSRDLAFGPR from the coding sequence TTGATTTTGAAGCTTTTGGGGCGTTACCAGGGAAGGAACGGGGAAATCGAGATCGTCGAGTGTTCGTGGGATGGCACGCGTGTGTATTTCGAAGAGGGTGTTAGGCAGAGCCAAGCGACGCCCGATGGCGAAAGCGTATTCACCTACGTGAAGCTCATGGACGAGTTGTTATATAAGTCGAAAAATATACTCGTCTTGGGGTGCGGTGGGGGAAATCTTGCGACAAAGCTGTCGCGTCTCGGAAAAAGACTGACCATCGTGGACATTAATCCGATCAGTTTTGTGCTCGCGCATAGGTATTTTGATCTGCCGGACGAACTGACGTGCATCGTCTCCGATTTTCGAAAATTCGTGTTCGATGACCGCGCTTACTACGACGGCATTGCGATCGACGTTGGTGGACCGGGGTTCCGTTTCACGGAAGAGTTTGATGCGGAGACCTGCGACGCCATGCGCGCTAGGCTGGCACCAGGTGGCCGGATCGTGATGAATGTGATGGTAGCAAACGACATTGATCCGACACCTGACCGGATCGCGGCCAAGCTCGCAGGCGAGGAACTGCGGACATGGATCGTCGATGAGCAATTCATCGAGGACCGCAATGCGGTCATCGCATGCCTCCCCGAGAAGACGATAGGTTCATGGGCAGCGCTAAATCGCGTGATGCGCCATAGCCATGAACAATGGGCGATCCGCCGAGGGCGATTGCGAAGCCGCGATCTTGCCTTTGGACCGCGCTGA
- a CDS encoding beta-ketoacyl-ACP synthase: MSQFPKDRRETWITGIGIISSLGDGLEATWEALQEGRVNVDRKTYAPWLVHPLPPLELNAQIPKKGDQRQMEAWQRIGTYAAGLALDSAGIKGDREILARTDMIVAAGGGERDLDVDAAILTSRADDKSGALNERLMNDLRPTLFLAQLSNLLAGNISIVHGVSGSSRTFMGEEAAGVDAVRIAWARIAYGQSEVALVGAAHNGERKEMLMLYECGGFNLKTDFASVWSRNGAGFALGSGGVFLVLESKTHAERRCAKPFARLVNVVSGHSSRSVPGGVENVLKDLWASLAVTENATAIYTAATGAADATAEEAAFLSTQGDIPVRAVGSSFGHLCEAQFPLALALASLSLSRSSLVPPNDTSGRETETHEIPAQIVTLGVGHWRGEGMALVEAVS; encoded by the coding sequence ATGTCGCAGTTCCCGAAAGACCGGCGCGAGACGTGGATAACCGGCATCGGCATTATCTCGTCGCTGGGAGATGGCTTAGAGGCAACCTGGGAGGCCCTTCAGGAGGGTCGCGTCAATGTTGATCGGAAGACATATGCACCATGGTTGGTCCATCCTTTGCCACCGCTCGAATTGAATGCCCAAATTCCTAAGAAGGGTGACCAGCGCCAGATGGAGGCGTGGCAACGCATCGGCACGTATGCAGCCGGCCTGGCCCTGGATTCCGCGGGCATCAAGGGCGACCGGGAAATCCTGGCTCGGACCGACATGATCGTCGCTGCGGGCGGCGGTGAGCGTGACCTCGATGTCGACGCCGCGATTTTGACCTCACGTGCAGACGACAAGTCCGGAGCGCTTAACGAACGGCTGATGAACGACCTGCGCCCTACCCTGTTCCTCGCCCAGCTATCCAATTTGCTCGCCGGCAACATATCGATCGTTCACGGGGTGTCGGGTTCGTCACGAACCTTTATGGGCGAGGAAGCCGCCGGCGTCGACGCCGTCCGAATTGCATGGGCCAGGATTGCCTACGGACAGAGCGAAGTTGCCTTGGTCGGCGCAGCACACAACGGCGAGCGCAAGGAAATGCTGATGCTTTACGAATGCGGGGGCTTCAATCTCAAAACGGACTTCGCATCGGTCTGGTCGCGTAACGGCGCTGGCTTCGCCTTGGGATCGGGTGGCGTGTTTCTGGTGCTCGAGTCGAAAACGCATGCCGAGCGCCGATGCGCCAAGCCATTTGCAAGGCTCGTCAACGTCGTCTCCGGTCATTCCTCCCGATCTGTCCCGGGCGGAGTTGAAAACGTTCTGAAAGATCTCTGGGCGTCTCTGGCGGTTACGGAGAATGCAACCGCGATCTACACGGCTGCGACAGGCGCTGCGGACGCCACCGCGGAAGAGGCAGCCTTCCTGTCGACACAAGGAGATATCCCCGTTCGTGCGGTCGGTTCGTCCTTTGGACATCTTTGCGAAGCGCAATTTCCGTTGGCCCTGGCCCTTGCATCGTTGAGCCTATCCCGCAGCTCGTTGGTCCCTCCAAACGATACTTCCGGCCGGGAGACTGAGACCCATGAGATCCCGGCCCAGATAGTGACCCTCGGCGTTGGACATTGGCGTGGTGAAGGAATGGCGCTCGTCGAGGCCGTCTCATGA
- a CDS encoding beta-ketoacyl-ACP synthase, with protein sequence MRNAHNRPVVVVTGMGVITSLGQGKTENWAKLTAGESGISTIQRFSTHGLKTRIAGTIDFVEVKPFSSTTLAERLADIAVEEAIGQSEIGRKGDFPGPLFLGLAPVEVEWPQREEIARASGEAGALDYDTLLRTSGGGRFAQIHTRYMFGSVADHLCETFGTKGSPISVSTACASGATATQLGVEAIRRGEADAALCVATDGSVNAEAVVRFSLLSALSTNNDDPRSASKPFSKNRQGFVMAEGAGALVLESLEAAQSRGAKILGVIAGCGELADTFHRTRPKPDGIPIADCLRNALADADMTFDQIDYINAHGTSTPENDKMEYLGAAAVFGDHARKIPVSSNKSMIGHTLSAAGIIEAVFTFLTLEHQRIPPTINYDIPDPAIPFDVVPHKARDARVVTGMSNSFGFGGQNVSLIMRREVN encoded by the coding sequence ATGCGCAACGCTCACAACCGTCCTGTCGTCGTCGTTACTGGCATGGGAGTGATCACGTCGCTTGGTCAGGGCAAGACCGAAAATTGGGCGAAACTCACTGCCGGAGAGTCGGGAATAAGCACCATTCAGCGCTTCTCGACCCACGGATTGAAAACGCGCATCGCAGGCACCATCGACTTCGTCGAGGTTAAACCGTTCTCCTCGACGACTTTGGCCGAGCGCTTGGCCGATATCGCCGTTGAAGAGGCCATCGGCCAGTCAGAAATCGGAAGAAAGGGTGATTTCCCTGGTCCCCTGTTTCTCGGCTTGGCCCCTGTCGAAGTCGAGTGGCCGCAACGAGAAGAAATCGCACGGGCCTCCGGCGAGGCGGGCGCGCTAGATTACGACACACTGTTGCGAACGAGCGGCGGCGGACGTTTCGCGCAGATCCACACCCGCTATATGTTCGGCTCGGTTGCGGACCATCTTTGCGAGACCTTCGGCACAAAGGGATCGCCCATTTCGGTATCGACGGCCTGCGCGTCCGGCGCTACTGCGACCCAGCTCGGCGTCGAGGCAATTCGGCGCGGAGAAGCCGACGCCGCGCTATGCGTCGCGACCGACGGCTCCGTCAACGCCGAGGCCGTGGTGCGATTTTCCCTACTGTCCGCTTTATCTACTAATAATGACGATCCGCGCAGCGCGTCAAAGCCATTTTCAAAGAACCGTCAAGGATTTGTGATGGCTGAAGGCGCCGGCGCGCTGGTACTGGAGAGCTTGGAAGCCGCGCAATCGCGCGGCGCGAAGATCTTGGGCGTGATCGCCGGGTGCGGTGAATTGGCGGACACTTTCCATCGTACCCGTCCCAAGCCCGACGGGATTCCGATCGCCGATTGCCTCCGCAACGCTCTCGCCGATGCAGACATGACATTCGATCAGATTGACTACATCAATGCTCATGGAACCAGTACGCCTGAGAACGACAAGATGGAATACCTCGGTGCCGCCGCCGTGTTCGGCGATCATGCCCGCAAGATTCCCGTCTCATCCAACAAGTCAATGATCGGACACACCCTCTCGGCAGCCGGAATCATCGAAGCGGTATTCACCTTCCTTACGCTTGAGCACCAACGCATTCCGCCCACGATCAACTACGACATTCCGGATCCGGCAATCCCGTTCGACGTCGTGCCGCACAAGGCAAGAGATGCTCGCGTGGTGACAGGAATGTCGAATTCGTTCGGCTTCGGCGGCCAAAACGTCTCGCTTATCATGAGGCGGGAAGTGAACTGA
- a CDS encoding IS630 family transposase, with the protein MIPEAREVRLSRKDRNMLEACCRSPVTLQRDLKRARIVLLAADGRSTRSIAKEVGVQPRIVSLWRHRYANHGLEGLQDKPRPGKQPIYTKATDKRILKLLDKPPPQGFARWTGPLLAGALGDVDVQYVWRFLRSHKIDLAARKSWCESNDPNFTAKAADVVGLYVAPPAKAIVLCVDEKPSIQALERAQGYLKLPNGRALTGQSHDYKRHGTTTLFAALEVATGKIIAAHSKRRRRVEFLDFMNSVTAAFPDRKLHVILDNLNTHKKNEHWLKTHPNVQFHFTPTSASWLNQVEVWFSILQGQSLSGASFTSLKQLQEHIDAYVNAYNDKAEPFVWTKKKVRQRRFQGRRITQL; encoded by the coding sequence ATGATCCCCGAAGCAAGAGAAGTTCGCCTTTCGAGGAAAGATCGCAATATGCTTGAGGCATGTTGTCGCTCACCGGTGACGTTGCAGCGCGATTTGAAGCGAGCGCGGATAGTTCTGTTGGCGGCGGACGGGCGCAGCACCCGCTCGATCGCCAAAGAAGTCGGGGTCCAGCCGCGGATTGTCAGCCTTTGGCGGCACCGCTATGCCAATCATGGCCTTGAAGGGCTGCAAGACAAGCCGCGACCCGGCAAGCAGCCGATCTATACGAAGGCTACCGACAAGCGGATTCTGAAGCTGCTGGACAAGCCGCCGCCGCAAGGGTTTGCGCGCTGGACCGGCCCTCTGCTGGCCGGGGCGCTGGGCGATGTTGACGTCCAATATGTCTGGCGGTTCCTGCGCAGCCACAAGATTGATCTCGCGGCTCGCAAGTCCTGGTGTGAGAGCAACGACCCGAACTTTACGGCCAAAGCCGCCGATGTTGTTGGCCTTTACGTCGCCCCGCCCGCAAAGGCCATCGTGCTATGCGTGGACGAGAAGCCTTCGATCCAGGCATTGGAGCGAGCGCAGGGTTATCTGAAGTTACCAAATGGCCGCGCCTTGACCGGCCAGAGCCACGATTACAAGCGGCATGGCACTACAACATTGTTTGCGGCCCTCGAAGTTGCCACCGGAAAGATCATCGCGGCTCATTCAAAACGCCGTCGCCGCGTCGAGTTTCTTGACTTCATGAACAGCGTCACCGCAGCCTTTCCGGACCGAAAGCTTCACGTCATCCTCGACAACCTCAACACCCACAAGAAAAACGAGCACTGGCTCAAGACCCACCCCAACGTGCAATTTCATTTTACGCCGACAAGCGCGTCCTGGCTCAATCAGGTCGAGGTATGGTTCTCGATATTACAGGGCCAGTCGCTTAGCGGAGCCTCCTTCACAAGCCTCAAGCAGCTTCAGGAGCACATCGATGCCTACGTCAACGCGTACAACGACAAAGCCGAGCCCTTCGTCTGGACCAAGAAAAAGGTCCGTCAACGTCGCTTCCAAGGCCGCCGTATCACTCAGCTATGA
- a CDS encoding EF-hand domain-containing protein: MRRPTITAALLLTALCYPAFAQPTADHEAHHPPQDQVPASTQATSPAGQPGRMMGSGDMMGGMMGRGKGRAMMGGDAMGPSIMFRMMFALMDADGDGTISLPEFQVAHERIFKAMDSNKDGKLTMEEMLAFMHGTRSSVPQQ; the protein is encoded by the coding sequence ATGCGACGCCCAACCATTACTGCAGCACTGCTGCTTACTGCCTTGTGCTATCCCGCATTCGCTCAACCAACAGCCGATCACGAGGCCCATCATCCGCCACAGGATCAAGTACCAGCGTCCACGCAAGCAACATCCCCTGCAGGCCAGCCTGGGCGGATGATGGGCAGCGGAGATATGATGGGAGGGATGATGGGTCGAGGTAAGGGTCGCGCCATGATGGGCGGTGACGCGATGGGACCCTCTATCATGTTCCGCATGATGTTTGCGCTGATGGACGCCGATGGTGATGGGACGATCTCACTGCCGGAGTTTCAAGTCGCTCACGAACGAATTTTCAAGGCGATGGATAGTAACAAGGACGGCAAGCTCACTATGGAAGAGATGCTAGCGTTCATGCACGGAACCAGGAGCTCGGTTCCGCAACAGTAG
- a CDS encoding MFS transporter: MARSGNLSVLLITTWAFTVCFAVWMMFGVIGIPIRAQLGLGSTEFGLLTATPVLTGAIFRLPLGIWTDRFGGRIIMLLLLIVCAIPLWLSSYATALWQFLLLGLALGLVGASFSVGTPYVARFFPKERRGFAMGFFGAGTVGAALNMFVAPWLIDAYGWQMVPKVYAVALLITAFFFWALSKPDPGVGGPVASMWQQLSVLRNPRVWKYCQYYSIVFGGFTALSIWMPQYFKTEYGFTIAQASLLAACFSLPGGAFRAFGGWLSDRFGAHNVTWWVLWAAWVCLFLLSYPKTDLIVHTVSEPLSFRIALPSWFFTMLLFTLGIAFACGMASTFKYIGDDFPDSMGAVSGIVGMAGGLGGFLLPITFGAILDWLGFNSSCFMLLYGIIWVSLTLNYLTEVRRAPVMGERIRSAEADQALSNKSLNSVDTGRRELT, translated from the coding sequence ATGGCGAGATCTGGCAATCTGTCCGTCCTGCTCATCACCACCTGGGCCTTCACCGTCTGCTTCGCCGTCTGGATGATGTTTGGCGTGATCGGCATTCCGATCCGCGCGCAGCTTGGGCTTGGTTCCACCGAGTTCGGTCTCCTCACGGCGACGCCCGTTCTCACCGGTGCGATATTTCGTTTGCCGCTGGGCATCTGGACTGACCGCTTCGGCGGGAGGATCATCATGCTGCTGTTGCTGATCGTCTGCGCGATCCCGCTTTGGCTGTCCTCCTATGCGACCGCGCTTTGGCAGTTTCTGCTGCTCGGATTGGCGCTGGGCCTCGTCGGCGCGTCGTTTTCGGTCGGCACCCCCTATGTCGCGCGCTTCTTTCCCAAAGAGCGCCGGGGCTTTGCAATGGGCTTCTTCGGCGCGGGCACGGTCGGCGCGGCGCTCAACATGTTCGTCGCCCCGTGGCTGATCGATGCCTATGGCTGGCAGATGGTGCCCAAGGTCTATGCCGTCGCGCTGCTGATCACTGCCTTTTTCTTTTGGGCGTTGTCCAAGCCCGATCCCGGCGTCGGCGGTCCAGTAGCATCGATGTGGCAACAATTGTCCGTGCTGCGCAATCCGCGCGTCTGGAAATACTGCCAATACTACTCGATCGTGTTCGGTGGCTTCACCGCGCTGTCGATCTGGATGCCGCAATATTTCAAGACGGAATACGGCTTCACCATCGCACAGGCTTCGCTGCTGGCCGCGTGCTTCTCGCTTCCCGGCGGCGCTTTCCGCGCCTTCGGCGGCTGGTTGTCGGACCGCTTCGGGGCCCACAATGTTACGTGGTGGGTGTTGTGGGCGGCCTGGGTCTGCCTGTTTCTGCTGTCCTATCCCAAGACCGACCTGATCGTGCACACGGTCAGCGAGCCGCTGAGTTTCCGCATCGCTTTGCCGTCGTGGTTCTTCACAATGCTCCTCTTCACGCTCGGCATCGCCTTTGCCTGCGGCATGGCTTCGACGTTCAAATACATCGGCGACGACTTCCCCGACAGCATGGGAGCGGTATCCGGCATTGTCGGCATGGCGGGTGGTCTTGGCGGCTTTTTGCTGCCGATCACGTTCGGCGCGATTCTGGACTGGCTCGGCTTTAATTCAAGCTGCTTCATGCTGCTGTACGGCATCATCTGGGTGTCGCTGACCCTCAACTATTTGACCGAGGTCCGGCGAGCGCCGGTCATGGGCGAAAGAATCCGATCGGCAGAGGCCGACCAAGCTCTATCAAATAAAAGCCTGAACAGCGTTGACACCGGAAGGCGCGAACTAACATAG
- a CDS encoding IS110 family transposase produces MQVVRIGLDLAKYVFEVHGVDSHGKVVVRKTLRRNAVAHFFANLPPCLVGMEASNGAHYWTRVLTEFGHQVRLISPQFVTPYVKSNKNDRNDAEAICEAVGRPSMRFVPPKSVDQLAVQAVHRIRRRLVADRVRLVNQIRGLLSEHGIVIARDITQLRRGLANIVGSSDDGLSGLVRSLMRELQVEMAELDQRITSYDRRIREIFRNSEQCQRLGKIEGIGPVTATALIAAVGDRTCFRNGRQFAAWLGLVPRQRSSGGRARLFGISKRGDRYLRTLMIHGARAALGRAGGKQDPRSLWLGKLRQRRHPNVAAVALANKNARIVWAMLSGNVSYEPAMSVTVA; encoded by the coding sequence ATGCAGGTCGTTCGGATAGGTCTGGATCTTGCGAAATACGTATTTGAGGTTCATGGCGTCGACAGCCACGGGAAAGTCGTCGTGCGCAAGACGCTGCGTCGCAATGCGGTAGCCCACTTCTTTGCCAACTTGCCACCGTGCCTGGTCGGCATGGAAGCCTCGAACGGTGCGCATTACTGGACAAGAGTGCTCACTGAGTTCGGCCACCAAGTGCGGTTGATCAGCCCGCAGTTCGTGACACCGTACGTGAAATCCAACAAAAACGACCGAAACGACGCGGAAGCCATATGTGAAGCCGTCGGCCGACCATCAATGCGCTTCGTGCCGCCGAAATCGGTGGATCAGTTGGCGGTGCAAGCCGTTCATCGCATTCGCCGGCGTCTAGTCGCGGACCGGGTCAGGCTCGTCAATCAGATTCGCGGTCTTCTTTCCGAGCATGGAATTGTCATCGCCCGTGACATTACGCAGTTACGACGCGGCCTCGCGAATATTGTCGGGAGCAGCGATGACGGGCTCAGCGGCCTGGTTCGGTCGCTCATGCGGGAATTGCAAGTCGAGATGGCTGAACTCGATCAGCGAATAACATCCTATGATCGACGGATACGGGAAATCTTCCGCAACAGCGAGCAATGCCAGCGCTTGGGCAAAATCGAAGGTATTGGCCCTGTGACGGCGACGGCATTGATTGCTGCCGTGGGGGACAGAACGTGCTTCAGAAATGGCCGCCAGTTTGCCGCATGGCTGGGCTTGGTGCCGAGGCAGCGATCGAGTGGAGGGCGAGCTCGTTTGTTCGGCATCAGCAAGCGCGGCGACCGTTATTTACGCACCCTGATGATCCATGGCGCTCGCGCCGCTTTGGGTCGAGCCGGCGGCAAACAAGATCCTCGAAGCCTCTGGCTCGGCAAATTGCGGCAGCGGCGACATCCCAATGTTGCGGCTGTCGCGCTCGCCAACAAGAATGCCCGCATCGTGTGGGCCATGCTTTCCGGCAATGTATCCTACGAACCGGCGATGTCAGTGACGGTAGCCTGA
- the ltrA gene encoding group II intron reverse transcriptase/maturase, whose product MSLETPDKIRSLQRKLYCKAKAEPAFRFYVLYDKVCREDILSHAYKLARANAGAAGVDGITFEQIDASGLEAWLAGLRDELVTKTYRPDPVRRVMIPKPGGGGRPLGIPTIRDWVVQAAAKIVLEPIFEADFEDGAYGYRPRRSAVDAVKEVHRLVCRGYTDVVDADLSKYFDTIPHSDLLKSVAQRIVDRNVLRLIKLWLQAPVEERDSNGKRRMSGGKSNKRGTPQGGVISPLLSVIYMNRFLKHWHLSGRREAFRAHVISYADDFVILSRGYAEKALTWTKAVMTKLGLTLNEAKTSVKNARLESFDFLGYTLGPRRFPNGGRWYLGAAPSKKSVLRIKRKVSELLTPGNKGAWPEVRARLNRLLGGWSAYFSYGSLATAHQAVDRHVFDRVLAFLRRRHNTPGRGVRRFSREIYGNPGVLVLNRVRKVSPTCAP is encoded by the coding sequence ATGAGCCTTGAAACACCCGATAAGATCAGGAGCCTTCAGAGAAAGCTTTATTGCAAAGCGAAGGCGGAGCCTGCTTTCCGCTTCTACGTTCTGTACGACAAGGTCTGCCGCGAGGACATTCTGAGCCATGCCTACAAGCTGGCCCGCGCCAACGCGGGTGCGGCAGGAGTGGACGGAATAACTTTCGAGCAAATCGACGCGTCGGGACTCGAAGCATGGTTGGCCGGCCTGCGCGATGAACTCGTCACGAAGACTTACCGACCCGATCCGGTGCGGCGGGTGATGATCCCGAAGCCCGGCGGCGGCGGACGTCCACTCGGTATCCCAACAATCCGGGACTGGGTCGTCCAAGCTGCCGCAAAGATCGTGCTGGAGCCGATCTTCGAGGCGGATTTTGAGGACGGCGCTTATGGATATCGCCCGCGTCGTAGCGCGGTCGATGCAGTCAAGGAAGTGCACCGGCTTGTTTGTCGGGGCTACACGGACGTTGTTGACGCCGATTTGTCGAAATACTTCGACACGATTCCGCACTCGGACCTCCTCAAATCGGTGGCCCAGCGCATCGTTGACCGGAATGTGTTGCGGCTGATCAAGTTGTGGCTGCAAGCACCAGTCGAGGAACGGGATAGCAACGGGAAACGGCGCATGAGTGGCGGTAAGAGCAACAAGCGTGGCACGCCACAGGGCGGTGTCATCAGTCCGCTGCTCTCTGTCATCTACATGAACCGTTTTCTGAAGCATTGGCATCTCAGCGGTCGGCGTGAAGCATTCCGTGCGCACGTCATCTCCTATGCAGACGACTTCGTCATTCTCAGCCGCGGCTACGCGGAGAAGGCATTGACGTGGACGAAAGCAGTGATGACAAAGCTCGGGTTGACACTCAACGAGGCGAAAACCTCGGTGAAGAACGCCCGATTGGAAAGCTTCGATTTCCTTGGATACACGCTGGGACCCCGCCGTTTCCCGAATGGGGGACGGTGGTATCTTGGCGCGGCTCCGTCCAAGAAAAGTGTGCTGCGGATCAAGAGGAAGGTTAGCGAGCTGCTGACGCCGGGCAACAAGGGCGCATGGCCTGAAGTGCGAGCACGACTGAACCGCCTTCTGGGCGGCTGGTCCGCTTACTTCAGCTATGGCTCTCTGGCCACGGCCCATCAGGCCGTTGACCGACACGTCTTCGACCGCGTGCTCGCCTTTCTGCGCAGACGACATAATACGCCCGGCCGGGGCGTCAGACGGTTTTCTCGCGAGATCTATGGGAACCCTGGCGTGCTTGTGCTGAACCGCGTGCGTAAAGTGTCGCCGACGTGTGCCCCGTGA